One Bradyrhizobium zhanjiangense DNA segment encodes these proteins:
- a CDS encoding tyrosine-type recombinase/integrase, with product MRLTHVVDAYLAKQRSLGARFESAEVLLRRFCRAMGNRDIGEVTPEAVAEFLQGKGSLSATWMLRYRVLSGLYRFAISRGYAASSPLPTSFPKLLPQQTPYVYSTEELRRLLDATSILEVGHRPHVPAMYRTLLLLLYGSGMRIGEALRLVLQDVDLTDQVITVRDTKFFKTRLVPIGPKLNQELVEYVERRRRLPLPRGQESPLFTTRGSRPWHYVRVISWFQHVRRAAGISCPVGEPRPPRLHDIRHTAAVHRVIAWYRSGQEVQRLLPQLATYLGHIDIRSTQRYLQMTPDLLQAASERFALYAMEADHEG from the coding sequence ATGAGGCTGACCCATGTTGTCGACGCCTATCTGGCCAAGCAGCGCTCACTGGGGGCGCGTTTCGAGTCGGCTGAGGTTCTGCTCCGTAGGTTCTGCCGAGCGATGGGCAATCGAGATATCGGCGAAGTCACCCCAGAGGCGGTAGCCGAGTTCCTCCAAGGCAAAGGATCGCTCAGTGCCACCTGGATGCTGCGATATAGGGTTTTGAGCGGCCTTTATCGATTCGCCATCAGTCGCGGGTACGCAGCATCCTCCCCACTGCCGACATCGTTTCCAAAGCTGCTGCCGCAACAAACGCCCTATGTTTATTCCACGGAAGAACTGCGCCGCCTGTTGGACGCGACCTCGATCCTGGAGGTTGGGCATCGCCCTCATGTGCCAGCTATGTACCGTACGCTCCTCTTATTGCTGTACGGAAGCGGCATGCGCATTGGCGAGGCGCTTCGTTTGGTCCTGCAAGACGTGGATCTGACTGATCAGGTCATCACCGTCCGTGACACGAAGTTCTTCAAAACGCGCCTCGTGCCTATCGGACCAAAGCTCAACCAGGAATTGGTCGAGTACGTCGAGCGCCGTCGCCGGCTCCCTCTGCCGCGCGGGCAAGAATCTCCATTATTCACTACGCGCGGCAGTCGACCGTGGCACTATGTGCGGGTCATCTCCTGGTTTCAGCATGTCCGCCGGGCCGCCGGAATCAGTTGCCCTGTCGGCGAGCCTCGACCTCCACGGCTGCACGATATTCGCCACACAGCCGCGGTGCACCGGGTAATTGCATGGTATCGCTCCGGCCAGGAGGTGCAGCGACTGCTTCCGCAACTCGCCACCTACCTTGGCCACATCGATATCCGTTCAACCCAGCGCTATTTGCAGATGACGCCAGATCTCCTCCAGGCGGCCAGCGAGCGCTTTGCCCTGTACGCGATGGAGGCCGACCATGAAGGATAA
- a CDS encoding tyrosine-type recombinase/integrase, whose amino-acid sequence MKDKSLLGPWIRRFLLEHLVAERNLSRNTQASYRDTLTLLLPFASKQGGCAIDRMTVEELTPEVVRKFLDHLERDRRCSEVTRNQRLATIHSLARFIGTRSPIHLAWCSEIRAVPFKKTAKTAIGYLEKAEMDALLNQPDRRTSLGVRDHVLLLFLYNSGARADEAAKLTVGNLQLGASPSVRLHGKGNKVRICPLWSTTATSLTRLVADRNKSEAVFLGRTNQPLTRFGIHRLVTQYAAMAGETVPTLATKRVSPHTVRHTTAVHLLRAGVDINTIRAWLGHVSLDTTHIYAEVDLEMKAEALARVDISSLRPPPRQPSLPSLMAFLKAL is encoded by the coding sequence ATGAAGGATAAGAGCCTGCTTGGTCCGTGGATCCGGCGGTTCTTGCTGGAACATCTGGTCGCCGAGCGCAATCTTTCCCGCAACACCCAAGCCAGCTACCGCGACACGCTGACATTGTTGCTGCCGTTCGCCAGCAAGCAGGGAGGCTGCGCCATCGATCGCATGACCGTGGAAGAGCTGACGCCGGAAGTCGTCCGCAAGTTCCTGGACCACCTGGAGCGCGATCGCCGGTGCAGCGAGGTTACCCGCAACCAACGGCTGGCGACCATCCATTCACTGGCGCGCTTTATCGGGACGCGTTCGCCGATCCACCTGGCCTGGTGTTCCGAGATACGGGCAGTGCCGTTCAAGAAGACGGCCAAGACCGCGATCGGATACCTCGAAAAGGCCGAGATGGACGCGTTGCTAAATCAACCTGACAGACGCACGAGTCTTGGGGTGCGGGACCATGTTCTGCTGCTTTTCCTATACAACAGCGGTGCTCGCGCCGATGAGGCAGCAAAATTGACGGTCGGCAATCTCCAACTGGGTGCGTCTCCGTCAGTGCGACTTCACGGTAAGGGCAACAAGGTTAGAATCTGTCCATTGTGGTCAACGACCGCAACCTCGTTGACTCGTCTTGTGGCCGACCGGAACAAAAGTGAAGCGGTCTTTCTCGGGCGGACGAACCAGCCTTTGACGCGCTTCGGAATACACCGTCTCGTGACGCAATATGCCGCCATGGCGGGCGAAACGGTGCCGACGTTGGCGACGAAGCGCGTAAGCCCACATACGGTTCGGCACACAACGGCGGTGCACCTGCTGCGCGCCGGCGTCGACATCAACACGATCCGTGCTTGGCTGGGCCACGTGTCATTAGACACCACGCACATCTATGCTGAAGTCGACCTGGAAATGAAAGCAGAGGCGTTAGCCAGGGTCGACATCAGCAGTCTGAGGCCGCCGCCTCGGCAACCCTCTCTCCCGTCGTTGATGGCATTCCTGAAGGCCCTGTAG
- a CDS encoding DUF3606 domain-containing protein, whose product MNRQKPVDFSNSLNLANKVQVKILRRRLKLSDEQFRSVVRKSGSSISAIIKESASLK is encoded by the coding sequence ATGAACAGGCAAAAGCCGGTCGATTTCAGCAATTCGCTGAATCTCGCCAATAAAGTGCAGGTCAAGATCCTGCGCAGGCGCCTCAAGCTATCGGATGAGCAGTTTAGAAGCGTCGTTCGCAAGTCGGGCAGTTCAATCTCAGCCATCATCAAGGAATCCGCCAGTCTGAAGTAG
- a CDS encoding transglutaminase-like domain-containing protein → MKIQVGFEMTYEFQQVTPLIAVVGVHFTRASDIIVPDYLITEPSVPISPYRDGFGNWCSRFVAPPGRMRLSANGTVRDSGLPDVIMPSATQCPVQDLPPDTIVYLLGSRYCETDRLSDIAWKLFEKVAPGWPRVQAICDFVHNHIAFGYEHARATITAWDVFNEGKGVCRDYAHLAIAFCRCMNIPARYCTGYLGDIGIPPPHAPGDFAGWFEAYLGGCWYTFDARNNTPRIGRVLIAQGRDAADVPIVQTFGPNKLLSFKVWTDELV, encoded by the coding sequence ATGAAAATACAAGTTGGCTTTGAAATGACCTACGAATTCCAGCAAGTCACGCCATTGATTGCTGTCGTCGGTGTGCATTTCACCCGGGCATCCGACATCATTGTGCCGGATTACCTCATCACTGAGCCTTCCGTGCCGATCTCGCCATACCGCGACGGCTTTGGAAACTGGTGCAGTCGGTTCGTTGCGCCACCCGGCCGCATGCGCCTTTCCGCCAACGGTACAGTGCGCGATAGCGGGCTGCCTGACGTGATCATGCCTTCCGCCACGCAGTGCCCGGTGCAGGATCTGCCGCCTGATACCATCGTTTATCTGCTTGGCAGCCGCTACTGCGAAACCGATCGGCTTTCCGACATTGCATGGAAGCTGTTCGAGAAAGTGGCGCCGGGTTGGCCGCGGGTCCAGGCGATCTGCGATTTCGTGCATAATCACATCGCGTTTGGCTACGAGCACGCGCGGGCCACCATAACAGCTTGGGACGTATTCAACGAAGGCAAGGGCGTCTGCCGCGACTATGCGCATCTTGCCATTGCATTCTGCCGTTGCATGAACATTCCAGCCCGCTATTGCACCGGCTATCTCGGCGACATCGGCATCCCGCCGCCCCACGCTCCCGGGGACTTTGCAGGCTGGTTCGAAGCCTATCTTGGCGGCTGCTGGTACACATTCGATGCACGCAACAACACTCCGCGAATCGGCCGCGTCCTGATTGCGCAAGGCCGCGATGCGGCGGATGTTCCGATCGTCCAAACTTTCGGACCCAACAAGCTCCTCAGCTTCAAGGTGTGGACTGATGAACTTGTCTAA
- a CDS encoding type VI secretion protein, with amino-acid sequence MRMVRTGILTAALLLTSALGTFTPAAVAAEPNCRAVESTSARLSCYDAAFPPKARKPNEAGVDSSSGYKDPFLAEEARTAAKLKNICRGC; translated from the coding sequence ATGAGGATGGTTCGAACAGGCATATTGACCGCGGCGCTTTTGCTGACATCCGCACTGGGCACATTCACGCCAGCGGCTGTTGCCGCGGAGCCGAACTGCCGTGCGGTCGAAAGCACCAGCGCCCGCCTTTCCTGTTACGATGCGGCATTTCCTCCAAAAGCCAGGAAGCCCAACGAAGCCGGCGTCGACTCGTCGTCAGGCTACAAGGATCCATTTCTTGCGGAAGAAGCCCGAACCGCCGCGAAGCTAAAGAATATCTGCCGCGGTTGCTGA